A window from Primulina huaijiensis isolate GDHJ02 chromosome 13, ASM1229523v2, whole genome shotgun sequence encodes these proteins:
- the LOC140956378 gene encoding ATP-dependent RNA helicase DEAH13 isoform X2, whose amino-acid sequence MMLQLDNLDLGTDLTRAEYGGGDIIMLPGKKKKEKRVKKQVPNRMMNKPKELSKSQKRKLKKLEEDKEKETLLEKSIDTLERYKIRDDVYSLMRSSRNLGQVETALEKRRREANFLKAGLELAESDRPLKKRTSDDPSFHVEQCENILMPQPTNGLSNLKRSTAEKEAMHDATVSAKKMVNETIESSRTELSQKPFPSSCSHEEIIKLKPVDTLHMDPKNSLAGPSNQDNCYFVRSLCTPTVVHVSRPKEVEMTRRDLPIVMMEQEIMEAINDHSSVIICGETGCGKTTQVPQFLYEAGFGPNHVHTRRGIIGVTQPRRVAVLATAKRVAFELGLRLGKEVGFQVRHDRRIGDNCSIKFMTDGILLREVQNDFLLKRYSVIILDEAHERSLNTDILIGMLSRVIKERQREFEEQHKRIISGETIEFENRIYPLKLVLMSATLRVEDFVSERRLFHDPPPIIEVPTRQYPVTMHFSKRTEIVDYIGQAFKKVMSIHKKLPPGGILVFVTGLREVEYLCRKLRRSNETFSVNEEKPSEEIDMKEITDAFDCQGDFGDETPDHFSVHMEENHGNLLEDEYDNTYNSSEESDLEFYSDDENYSKSMSAESDGKLVNILGVDGGIDSLKAAFEALARKNGPLPDNTTQNVTKTLEGGPNQSSYIAEKSVGDKVFCTGALRVLPLYAMLPAPAQLRVFEEVKEEERLVVVATNVAETSLTIPGIRYVVDTGREKVKIYNSSNGMESYEIQWISKASAAQRAGRSGRTGPGHCYRLYSSAVFNNMFPDFSSAEILKVPVDGVVLLMKSMHIGKVANFPFPTPPETNDLVEAENCLKVLEALDSNGRLTPLGRAMAHYPMNPRHSRMLLTVIQTMQKVKDSSRASIVLGYAVATAAALSLSNPFITQFEGSHIDTNDSKHAEKDGSVESENIRDKGEKARRKKLKEIAKASREKFCNPTSDALTIACALQCFELSENPVEFCSESALHYKTMEEMSKLRKQVLQLVFSSSTSDLQRDFLWTHGTLKDVECSWKIPSNKHHLLLNEDILAQAICAGWADRVARRIKAASVVLDGERKVKSVRYQACMVKETVFLHRWSSVSKSPPEFLVYNDLLYSKRPFIHGATSVRSNWLLKYAQPLCSFSAPLSDPKPYYDPITDQVLSWVTPTFGPHLWQLPLHGLPIKDNFNRVVVFACSLLEGQVLPCLKAVRKYLAVPPSSILKPEALGLKRVANLLSKMSLRGRVIDSCTKLRNLWNENPAELFPEIRDLFQEGFHMQFEELWVEMLHQINLDQEERFPVRAKGEKRKKLDFPVIKPIFVCP is encoded by the exons ATGATGCTGCAGTTGGATAATCTGGACCTGGGAACAGATTTGACGAG GGCGGAATATGGTGGTGGAGATATTATCATGTTAccaggaaagaaaaagaaagaaaagagggTGAAAAAGCAG GTACCCAACCGCATGATGAATAAGCCTAAGGAGCTAAGCAAATCCCAGAAAAGAAAGTTAAAGAAGCTTGAG GAGGACAAAGAGAAGGAAACGCTTCTCGAGAAAAGCATCGATACTTTAGA GAGGTACAAGATTCGAGATGATGTTTATTCCCTTATGCGGTCTTCAAGGAATTTGGGTCAG GTTGAAACAGCTCTTGAAAAGCGTAGGAGGGAAGCCAACTTTTTGAAAGCAGGTTTAGAATTGGCGGAGAGTGATCGACCATTAAAGAAGAGGACCAGTGATGATCCATCTTTTCATGTTGAACAATGTGAGAATATTTTAATGCCACAACCAACCAACGGCCTGAGCAATTTGAAGCGGTCAACAGCAGAAAAGGAGGCGATGCATGATGCTACTGTTTCAGCCAAGAAAATGGTTAACGAGACTATTGAATCATCTAGGACAGAACTTTCACAAAAACCTTTTCCTTCAAGTTGCAGCCATGAAGAAATTATTAAGCTAAAGCCTGTG GATACACTGCACATGGATCCAAAAAACAGTCTTGCTGGTCCAAGTAATCAAGACAACTGTTATTTTGTAAGAAGTCTCTGTACTCCAACCGTAGTGCATGTGTCAAGGCCAAAGGAGGTGGAAATGACAAGAAGGGATCTTCCTATTGTCATGATGGAACAAGAAATAATGGAAGCTATTAATGATCACAGTAGCGTTATTATATGTGGTGAGACTGGTTGTGGTAAGACCACCCAAGTTCCTCAG TTTCTTTATGAGGCTGGTTTTGGTCCAAACCATGTGCACACTCGTCGGGGAATTATTGGCGTCACCCAACCTCGCCGAGTTGCAGTGCTTGCAACTGCTAAGCGTGTGGCTTTTGAGCTTGGTCTTCGTTTGGGTAAGGAAGTAGGTTTTCAAGTTAGACATGACAGAAGGATTGGAGATAATTGCTCAATCAAGTTCATGACAGATGGAATCTTGCTTCGAGAAGTGCAG AATGATTTTCTATTGAAGCGCTACTCTGTTATAATTTTGGATGAGGCACATGAGAGAAGTTTGAATACAGATATACTCATCGGGATGCTTTCTCGAGTTATCAAAGAGCGTCAA AGGGAATTCGAGGAGCAACATAAGAGAATTATTTCAGGGGAAActattgaatttgaaaataggATATATCCGTTGAAACTTGTTCTAATGAGTGCAACACTGCGGGTAGAAGATTTTGTGTCTGAGAGAAGACTTTTTCATGACCCCCCGCCTATTATTGAAGTTCCAACTCGACAGTATCCAGTCACCATGCATTTCTCAAAGAGAACAGAGATTGTAGATTATATTGGTCAAGCTTTTAAAAAAGTTATGTCAATTCACAAGAAACTACCACCTGGTGGCATTCTTGTTTTTGTGACAGGACTGAGAGAAGTAGAATACCTTTGTCGGAAGTTACGTAGGTCTAACGAGACATTTTCTGTAAATGAAGAGAAACCTTCTGAAGAAATTGATATGAAAGAGATCACTGATGCATTTGATTGTCAAGGAGATTTTGGTGATGAGACTCCTGATCATTTTAGCGTTCACATGGAAGAGAATCATGGCAACTTATTGGAAGATGAATATGATAACACCTATAATTCAAGTGAAGAGAGTGATCTGGAATTTTATAGCGATGATGAGAATTATTCAAAATCGATGTCTGCTGAATCTGATGGTAAGCTTGTGAATATTTTGGGAGTGGACGGAGGCATTGATTCTTTGAAGGCTGCTTTTGAAGCCTTGGCCAGGAAAAATGGTCCTTTACCGGACAATACAACCCAAAATGTTACCAAAACACTTGAAGGAGGCCCAAACCAATCTAGTTACATTGCTGAGAAAAGTGTGGGGGACAAGGTTTTTTGTACTGGTGCACTTCGGGTTCTGCCCCTTTATGCCATGCTTCCTGCACCAGCCCAGCTTCGTGTATTTGAAGAGGTAAAGGAAGAAGAGCGTCTTGTTGTTGTTGCAACTAATGTGGCTGAGACCTCTTTGACCATTCCTGGAATAAGGTATGTTGTTGACACTGGAAGGGAGAAGGTCAAAATATACAACTCTTCAAATGGTATGGAAAGTTATGAGATACAGTGGATAAGTAAGGCTTCTGCAGCTCAGCGTGCTGGGAGATCTGGAAGAACTGGACCTGGACACTGTTATCGCCTATATTCTTCTGCAGTCTTCAACAATATGTTTCCGGACTTCTCAAGTGCTGAAATATTAAAAGTTCCGGTTGATGGTGTTGTCCTGCTTATGAAATCCATGCATATTGGCAAA GTGGCTAATTTTCCTTTCCCTACACCTCCTGAGACCAATGATTTGGTTGAAGCAGAGAATTGTTTGAAGGTTCTTGAGGCACTAGATTCGAATGGAAGATTGACCCCTCTAGGGAGAGCTATGGCTCACTATCCTATGAATCCTCGTCATTCCAGAATGCTCCTCACTGTTATTCAAACTATGCAAAAGGTGAAAGATAGTAGTCGAGCAAGTATAGTTTTGGGCTATGCAGTTGCAACAGCTGCGGCGTTGAGCTTGTCAAATCCTTTCATCACGCAGTTTGAAGGAAGCCATATTGATACAAATGATTCAAAGCATGCCGAGAAAGATGGTTCTGTTGAAAGTGAGAACATCCGTGACAAAGGAGAGAAGGCAAGGAGAAAGAAATTGAAAGAAATCGCCAAAGCTTCTCGTGAAAAGTTTTGTAACCCAACAAGCGATGCTTTGACCATTGCCTGTGCACTTCAGTGTTTTGAACTTTCTGAAAATCCGGTTGAGTTCTGCAGTGAGAGTGCTTTACACTATAAAACCATGGAAGAAATGTCCAAGCTGAGAAAACAGGTTCTTCAACTAGTTTTCAGCTCAAGTACGAGTGATCTGCAGCGAGACTTTTTGTGGACCCATGGTACTCTCAAGGATGTGGAATGTTCTTGGAAAATTCCCTCAAATAAACATCATCTTTTGCTAAATGAGGACATCTTGGCTCAGGCTATTTGTGCCGGTTGGGCTGATAGGGTTGCTAGGCGCATTAAAGCAGCTTCTGTTGTGTTAGATGGAGAGAGAAAAGTTAAATCAGTAAGGTATCAAGCTTGCATGGTCAAAGAAACAGTTTTCCTCCATCGTTGGTCGTCTGTCTCTAAATCTCCCCCTGAATTTTTGGTTTACAATGATTTACTGTATAGTAAACGACCATTTATTCACGGTGCAACAAGCGTGAGGTCAAATTGGCTTCTTAAGTATGCCCAGCCACTCTGTAGTTTCTCTGCACCCCTTTCTGATCCAAAACCATATTATGACCCAATAACCGATCAGGTCTTGTCTTGGGTGACTCCTACCTTTGGTCCCCATCTGTGGCAGCTTCCTCTGCATGGTTTACCCATCAAAGACAATTTTAATCGAGTGGTGGTGTTTGCTTGTTCTTTACTCGAAGGGCAAGTTTTGCCATGCCTAAAGGCTGTCCGTAAATACTTAGCTGTCCCACCTTCAAGCATTTTGAAACCAGAAGCATTGGGCCTTAAACGGGTGGCAAATTTGTTAAGCAAAATGAGTTTGAGAGGAAGAGTCATTGACAGTTGTACTAAATTAAGAAATTTGTGGAATGAAAATCCAGCAGAGTTGTTTCCTGAAATTAGAGATTTATTTCAGGAAGGATTCCATATGCAGTTTGAAGAACTCTGGGTTGAGATGCTCCATCAGATCAACTTAGATCAGGAAGAAAGATTCCCTGTTAGAGCCAAGGGGGAGAAAAGGAAGAAATTGGACTTTCCGGTAATAAAACCGATATTTGTGTGTCCATGA